The Silene latifolia isolate original U9 population chromosome X, ASM4854445v1, whole genome shotgun sequence genome contains the following window.
aatcaaaaatgaaagaggGTAAAGCACtaaccacaaccggccagtacgccaacatcccgtagaggaacgccgagtagtcctcaccaggaagaaggagggcgtcgccaccgacgccagccaggtcagcctccttctcagcctcagaaggctccctaaacatcgtccgaggaggatcgatgtgaactgtcaagacgtcccgagagcactgacgagctaagcgctcacccaagtacgaCACAAGaaccatcgacgtcctcaacagcaggcgacttgagctcctaggtcgaaggacctcagccacgaaaggaggagcgccagcgtactcctcccaaggcgtgggcacccactaggaaaacaaacgaagggtcattcttatgatcagttctaaaagtaaagAAAGAGAAACATTCGAATGTATggtgaaatactcacgccgtccagctgaagagcgttcacctcccgccgataaacgtcgtggaaggaacgctgactcctcgtgcggcacatcacccaatcccccacaacgggatatgccttctccaccggctccgtcctcttggacgcgaggcccggaaagtaggagtacacccacgcctgtaaattaagatagtcaacaacgatctttcgtgattcgataagaaaaggaaatgattttttgaaggttcataccttcaacagcagtccagggccgacagcagcaggagaggtccccttctccatcaactccgagcgaaccatggccctcatgaagcggatgaggaccgcaaagccagcagtgacccagtcccaacggcctagccAGCAAagccaataataataataataataataataataataataataataataataataataataataataataataataataataataataataataataataataataataataataataataataataataataataataataataataataataataataataataataataataataataataataataataataataataataataataataataataataataataataataataataataataataataataataataataataataataataataataataataataataataataataataataataataataataataataataataataataataataataataataataataataataataataataataataataataataataataataataataataataataataataataataataataataataataataataataataataataataataataataataataataataataggattatttgctagacggaaatatgtaggtgagtgtgttgtgttgtcggaatcgggttggtccaaattgaaatagctttataagagaaatgcgtcgatctttgctagacggaaatatgtctataacttaagacggaaattttattattatcctcactattattactgtccgactgaatatatatatttttatataaacaagtTTATAAAAATGTAACCTttataaaaattgtttaaaacgaaattaattaaattaaataatttaaactataaataaaacaatagaacggttaaataaattataaatgctaaaaatgggaaattcgcgggtgttacacaccctaaacaattggcgcccaccgtggggcatctagctcattaATATCTTTTTTCCTTTCacacaaaaaatccaaaaaacaaagaaactagtaaaaacaaaaaaaattctcAACCAACCATGGAAGAACAATTGACTGCTGCATTACAAAAAGTAGCAGAAATGGAGAGCCTGAAAGAGAAAATGGCTCGGTCAGAGGCTGAAATCTTGCAATTAAAAGAGTAAGTCAGCCTTGAAACAAAAATTGGAGAAATCTAAGGGACCAGGCTCCAAATTCCAGCcaagaaccccattctcatcgaTTATCAAGCACTTTGATTTCTCGAGTTTTGGAGTCCAAGTGGTGCCAAAAATGTGATCAACGTTGATGAACATACCCCTAAAGATGATAAAGATGATGAAACAGAAGCAGTTTCCATGATGACAATAGTCCAGGAAATCAAGAAACTCgatgaaaaattcgaaaaaaataccTCGAGTCCCTGCCAGCATGGAGGAAGCTGCCCCTGAAAGCTATACTGACTCACCTTTCATAGACGAGATAGCTAAAGTGGATCTTCCCAAAAAATTTGTGATTCCATCCATGAGGACCTATGATGGGACCTcggatccacaaaaccatgtggCCTTCTACAAGcaaaaaatgttggctgcatctattcctaGTGAGTTTAGGCAggtttgcatgtgcaaaggatttgaaaCAACACTGACCGGTCCTGCACTGTAGTGGTATAtcaacctgccaaatggaagtatcaaaTCCTTTGTTGACCTGATCAACAcattcaaccagcagttcgcaagtagcagggagttggagaaacgttCCAGTGACATGTACAGGATTACCCAGATACCAGATGAGACCCTCAGAGTctttcttgcaagattcaacaaggagaaagtatccCTGTCATTCCACCGCCAGCATGGAACAGTAGTGGAAGCATTCAAGCAGGGATTACTACCCAATAGTTATCTCTATGGTGAACTGGCCAAGTATCCCTGTCATTCCTTCGAAGACGTCCAGGCAAAGACGCTTGCCTATATCAGGCTAGAGGAAGAGAAGAGTTATAAGGTTGGAGGACCCTGCAATGCAAAAGACTATGATAAGTCGAACAGAAAGAGCACCAGCAGGAGCAATAACTACAGGAGTGGCCCATATACTAGTCCTGATCAGTCAGAAGTCAACCTAGTGCAAGAACAacaaggtaaggctaaagttcATACACCTATCTCTGAACATAACTTCTGTGTTGACCTTGCAGGTATGATCCAGCGAATGGATAACATGGGACCAGTGGTTGGGTGGCCTAGAAAGTCAGACGATCTAAATCAAAGGAAGGACCATACCAAGTGGTGTGAATTTCGCATGGATATAGGGCATACAACGGAGGATTGATTTACTCTCAGGAAAGATGTGGCCTACCTGTGAAAGGCAGGATACCTCAAAGATCTGATCAAAGCCAGAGACAGGTAAGAAGATCTCGGTAGAGTCAATCAGGAGCAAAAGCAGGAACATAATCTCCCTCCAGCACCTtcactctatgaagtaaaattcataaatGGCGGATTagagatttgtggcctgaccagttcagtagcaaaaaagatagccatgACTCCTCAAACTAAGTCACCCTGCAAGCCTGGCAAGATACCACCTATCATGTTCAGTGAATGTGATCTGATGGGCATCCCTGACctacatcatgatggcctggtgaTCTCCATGCAAGTTGGAACTGCCAACGTGACGAGAATCTTGGTAGACAGAGGCGGCTCAGTGAACCTAATCATGCTGGACATACTCAAAGCCATGAAGATCAGcgaggatcaaatcaccaagaaGTCTAGTGTCTTGGTAGGTTTCAGCGGTGAGACGAAGAATACATTGGGAGAGATCTCTCTCCCTACCTATACCGAAGGCGTTGCAtcctatgaaagatttggagttcTAGACTGTCTATCCTTTTACAATGTCATTCTGGGCAGgccctggattcacaatgtcaaggttGTCCCCTCTACTTATCAatagtgtatcaagataccaacagactggggagTGGCAACCATCATAGGTAAGCATAAGTCAGCTCAAGAATGTTATACAGAGGCCCTAAAGCcatccaaggcaggtaagtccctcgcatagcaattacCGTACTCTGTCAGGAGCACATATGTAGCACCACCTAGGATGGAGACAAATCAGGTAATCCTcaaccctgagtatcctgacatgTATGTTCTAGTTGGCTCTGACGCTCCTGATTCAGTCAAGCCCGAATTAGTAAGCTTTCTTAAGACTAAATCTTCCTGttttgcttggtctcattttgatatgactggaattagtgctgatattATCACGCATAAGCTCAATATTGACATATCTTTCAAGCATGTGCAACAGAAACGACGAAAGTTTGCACCAGAAAGAAATGCcattattaatgaagaagtggacaaactccTTGACATGGGCATGTTTAGGGAACTGATGTACTTTGAATGGCTGGCAAAGTAGTGgtcgtgcagaaaaagaatggcaagtggagagtttgtgtagattacactgacctaaacaaagccttccctaaagatcccttccctCTTCCACATATTGACACCATGGTAGATGCAACAGTAGGGTATGAGATGCTCACATTCCGGGATTCTTCCAGTGGATTTAACCAGATAAAGATgtaccctgctgaccaggagagtactgcattcattactgaccgaggcatatattgttacatTGCCAAGCCATTCGGTCTAAAGAATGCAGGAGCAacataccagcgcctggtcaacatgatgttcaaggagCATATTTGGGACATCATGTAAGCCTATATATATTACATGGTGGTGAAGTCCAAGAATACACAAGACCATGTGAAGCACCTGTAAGTAGCATTTCAAATCCtcgaaaaatacaacatgaaattcaaccctgcaaaatgccactttggagtttctGCAGGAAAGTTCctaggctatatggtgacaaaaagaggaataaaagccagccctgaacaaatCAAAGCTATACTGGAATTATAGTCatccaagtctgtcaaggatattcAGAAATTGAACGGTAGGGTAGCTGCTCTGAACAGGTTCATATCTAGGTTATCTGAAAcgtgtaaaacattttacaacctacTCAGAAAAAACAAACAATTCAAGTGGACCCCTGAATATGAGAAAGCCTTTCAGGATCTAAAGCTATATCTTTCTTCTCCATCTTTACTGGCTAagccagaaaagggagaacccTTGACAGTATATCTCTTTGTTACTGACACCACGGTAAGTGCAGTCTTGGTAAAAGAGTTGGAAGGTCAGCAACACcatgtctattatgtaagtaaaagtctactagaggCTGAAATGAGGCATGGTTTACTTGAaaagtatgttttagctttgatcATGTCATGTGCTAAATTGTGCCCTTATTTTGAATGTCACCCCATAATAGTCAGGACCAATCTACCCATAAAATATGTCCTACGAAAGCCTGAATTATCAAGCAGGATGTTCAAATGGTTAGTCCAGCTCAGTACCTATGATATTACCTTTGAACCTAGGACAGCAATCAAGtcacaggccttagcagactttgtggtgCCCGAACCTAGAATCAGACCTGATCAAGGAAGTtaaccaattagaaaataaaacctcaGACTAGGAGTGGAACCTGTTCATAGACGCGACATTCAATGTAAGGGGCACATGGTTTGGATTAGTGCTAAAATCGCTACAAGGGGACACCATAGCCCAGGCTTtgagttgtgagttcaaagctaccaataaTGAGGCTGAGTATGAAGCCCCCATAGcaggactcaaggtatgtctagaccttggtgttcaaaacttaaaggtaaaactaattcacttttaattgcaaattaaataaaaggaatttatacagcaaagaatgaaaaaatgatatTATATTTGGAATATACTAAAAAACTTTGCGATAAATTCATTTCATTTGATATTGAGCAAATACCAagagacttgaatacccaggATGATGCTTTAGCTAGGCTTGGTTCAAATTTCACCACTGCCATTTTTGATAAAGTACATATTGTTCATTTACTTGAACCTGCTATCAGCAAGCCTGAGCAGGTAAACCCTGTCGATACTGACAATGACTCTTGAACTAAACCTTATTATAATTGGTTCCTGCAAGGTATACAACCTCGGGACAGGCATGATGCCAGAGCATTTAAGATTAGAGCTTCTACTTATTCTATCATCAATATCATTTTATTTAAAAgatctcaggctggaccttacttgAGGTGTCTTGAACCACACGAAGCCAAacaagtacttcaagaaatacatgaaggatactgtggcaaccataaaggtggaagaagccttgCAAGCAAGATACTCAGGACTGGCTACTACTGGCCAaccctgagggctgactgccttgAATATTGTGCAAAACGTGAAGTCTGCCAAATATACACATTCAATTTTTGCACTCTTGTCATTCATGacgtggggcatggacatagtaggaaaaCTCCCAATAGCTCCAGgccagaaagtattcatgttagccatgactgattacttctccaagtggattgAAGCAGATTCTTTCAGGCAAGTTACTGAgaaggaagtaatatccttcatcaggacgaaCATCATATGTAGGTTGGAGTCCTTTCAGAGATAGTTTGGGACAATGGCACTCAGTTTGTTGGAAAGAGAACCAAAGCTTTCTGTGATGAATAGAATATCAACTTGGTAACTTCAACCCCTGGCTACCCAAAAGCAAACGGGCAAGCtgagtcaagcaacaaggtagtcatcaGCTGCCTGAAAAAGAAGCTAAAAAgtagacgaggcagatgggcagAAGAGCTTCCATTAGTACTGTGGGAAGATAGGACAACCCCAAAGACTTCAACAAGTCAAACACCCTATTCCTTGGTGTATGGTTGTGAAGCAGTCATCCCTGCAGAAGTACATGTGCCAACTTCAAGATATAGCTTAAACAACATAGAAGCAAATGACAGCCTGATGCAGGACAGCCTAATCCTAACAGAAGAGTTGAGAGATGCTGCCAAAATAACGATAGCATCATATCAACAAACAGTAGCTAGAATTTATAACAAAAATGTCAAAATATGAGTTTTCAGGGAAGAAAACTTAGTCTTACGAAAagtattcccaaacaaaaaagaaaaatcagtaGGCAAGCTAGCCCCTATATGGGAAGGCCCATATTTAATAGACTCAATTGTCAGACAAGGAGTATACAGGCTACAAATATTAGagggagaaatgatcccaaggatctagaatgtaactcatttgaaattattccatatataaattctcaaaataatacaGCTATACCCTATCCTGACAAGGTATAAATTCAATTCCACTTACACTTACTTGATATATTTAAACACTGCATGTTCTGCCTGTCAAAACTGCCTGCTTTACATATCCAACATGAAAATTCTATGTGTATCCTATATGCAAAACTTATGTGTTCTACCCTGCTCATTTACGTCCTGATATAATAATTGAAATCCTGAAAAATTATGGTTGATCTGTTGTTACATGAATAAGTCTTCGGGATTGAGGACTACACTATTATATCCCACTACtttattttttctattttttatttttgttgcaCCATGTCATGCCTAAACAAATGTTGGTAACCCACACCAGGTACGGCAAATAcgggaccaatcaggcatgaaataattgcctgacccaGCTATTTGTTGCACACCTCTACACGGCTGGGTGCGGCACTGTGACGGGTAAGAAGGTGAAAGATTCTGACGACACGTCCAAATGTCCTCCAGACAGTCCAAATACAAAGCCCTCCAGCCAAgcgggggacataagccctccagtcaggccaGATCCCACCCACTTCAATCATGACAGGAAGAAAAACTCTACATGATTGAAGATTAATATCGAATTAAAACACAAGACAGGTTAACAGGTTGAAAGCATATTTGACAGGTTGaaaatcatatactccctccattatagTATAATTGACGTTTTAGGAATTGGTATTATTTACTTTTTATTTGACGTTTTGCTACTTTCAATGTATGCAATATTAACTTTTTCAATTGGGACTTTCAATAAGACCCTACCACTTCTAGAGTAATGAATTTAACAGCCTTATACCATGTACTTGCCTTCCTTTTTCACTAATTTAATTTAAAGTAGTACCCTTGTAATTGAGAATACTATTTCCAAGGCTATGAGTTATTCCATATTTAATGCCACAATCAGTCAATCATTGAGTAAAGATTTTCTTAGTATATGTATTTTTGCCTAAAACGTCAATTATActataatggagggagtatttaacaGGTTAACAGGTTGAAAATCATATATTTAACAGGTTAACAGGTTGAAGATCATATATTTAACAGGCTAACAAGCTAAGGAAAAAACGTCGAAAAGAAAGAAAGATTTGGAACAAAGCAAGCCAGAAAAGGCAAACTTTCTATCATTAATAAAGCCATCACCCTCTGGGGCAAAGGCAGCTAAATATTTAACTTGTCAAGGATAACCTCCGTGACAAGGGGAACCAAAATACCAAATTGtttttccagggacatcccccctggatgggccaaaaactaacataaattattatttaaaaactTACTGCTTCTTTAGagaagcaacatcaacaacatcatCCTTGGCCTCTTCAGCATCCTGCTCCCTTGGAGACTCCACTTCCTCCTCTTCACCAAGGTTGTGCAGGTTAGGATATCTCTTAGGAGCAAGGGCCActtcagcttcagggttccattttGCCCTACCTCCACTGGTTCAGACATGGCAGCAACCTTCCCTTTGACAAAGAAATAGAAGACAACATCATCAAGCTTTCCTTCCAGATCATCCTTCTCAAGGTTGATCTCTTCACTCCTTTCCGAAGCCTCCTGCAACAGTTGCTTGCTGGACCCAGCCTCAACCTTGGCAGCATCACGTTCAACCTGCGCTCTCTTCAAATCAGCCTTGGCAGCAACCAGGTCAGCCTGAGCAAAGGAAAGCTCAGACTTTAGCTTATCAACATCAGAGTTAAGCATATTGGTCCTAGCCACCAACGAAGTAGTCTGATAAACATTAACAAGACATGCTATCGCCGCCTGATCAgggaaataaaagaaatattagAGATAAAATTAGTAAAATATCCAAGAAAATAAAACCAGAAGAAAACTCAGGATACCTCTCCTAAGGAACCAAGAGCGTTAGTCACAAGATTGACAATATGATCCACCATAGAAACCGCCTTGGTAGAAGACTCAATGGGGTCCATTGACACCATTAGAGGAGAGTTAGAGTCAGCAAATTCCTGGAACTTCTCCTTGGCAGCTTCCAAACTACCTGCCCTAGCCTTTACCTCCCTGATAGGAGGAGGAATACCAGCCTCTTCATGCTTCCTCTTATGAGTAACAGGACTAGCCTCAGCTGGGACATCAGGTACAACCAGAGCAGCTGGGACATCAGTCAGGTCAATCAGTTTATCAACCTCAGTTTTAGGACGACCGCTACCCTGGGAGTCTTCTTCCTTGACTCGGGCAAGCCTGGCATTCAGGTCTGCTATACCAAAGCTGGTACGTCTAGTAGACGACCTGGTAGCTACAAAATGAGGAACTACATTAGCAATAAAGACAAGtcataataaaattaaccaatataAAACAAAAGCACAGAGAAAGAAGTCTTACTGCCAGAAGTTGAGGCACCAAGAGCCTTAACAGGCCTGGAAGCCACACCCTTACCCTTCACGCAGCGAGGAAAACGCTCCACCCCAGAGCATAATGGCCATGACCTCTCCTCGGGAAGAATAGCCAAAAAAGCAGTTACTCTTTCAGAAGGATATTCAGCAGTGCTCACCTAATCATCCACTGCAAAATAAGTTATATCCTGTTAAATATTTCCCGCCTTACTTTAAACTAATAATATACATGCAGGCCATGTAAAAGTCGCAGGATACTTACCACCAGTGCAGGCATCAAAATTGAGATACGCCAGGTCAGGCCCAACCGAGTTGGTCTTGATGAACATGTAATCAGCAACCCAATTCATGTCAGCGCCACTATCTAGGTTGCTGAGAAGAGGATTAGTCGAAAGCCTAACCTTAAAACTAACCCTGCCAGGACTATGTGTCCTCAAAGAGTAACAACTCTTTAAATCATCAAGAGTGAAACCAGTTTGTGCTTGTCACATAAAACCTCAATAGAATGAACCACCTTCCAGACCGTGGGCATGATCTGGTAAGGAGGAATACCAATTTCCTTGACCACCTCAGCCATCAAAGGAGAGAAAGGCAACTTACAACCAGCCCTGAAAGCCCAATCATGAATACAAAACCAACCAGAACAGGCCCAGTCGGCCCTGATTGAAGAGTCTTCAAGAATCCAGACCTTAGCATCAACAGGGATAATCCGCTTCTCCTTCAGAAGTTTCTCAAACTCAGACTTGAGATGATTGGAAAGAAAAGACTGTTCGTCAAGCGCTTTTGATGGATGGAAGATGGACGTTATCTCTATAGCAAGAACAAAGGAAGGATATTCAGAAGACTCGGGTTTATTTTCAGAAGTGTGTTCAGGGTTTGGGACAAAAGGTGTGCCAGGAGCAACATCACCCCTGATTGATTTTCTTTTTACAACCATGTTTGATTTTCTAGTAATTTTTGGGAAAATAGACGAAGTTTgaagatgaagattgaagttgAAGATTAGAGAATTTTGGAGAAAATTATCCGGAGTTTTTATGAAGAATAAAGCGAAGATTAAATAGCTATTTATAATACGGTGAATATCTAGGGTTTACTACAACTTGCACGCAGTAATTGAAGCGGTTGCGGTATTTAGGACACTTGGTGCATTTAAACTAACTAGTCGTTTTTCTTGCAATGATTTTAACTCAACAGTCCTGAAGAAGTTACTTAATTTAATAGATAATTATCTTCTCATTTCTGACCTGACCCAGCGACAAtgagaagataaggggcaattgttgggcctgaTATTTCTACCCTACGTTCAGGATACATTCCTACTCTGGCCTGACAATCAGGACAGAAACTTCAGGGTCGCTCAAGACTGGCACCAAGCAGGAGAGAGCAACGGTCAACTAAGAAGATATTATTTGACCAAGCTAAAGATAATTATGGAAAATATTTTGGCTTTATTACATCAATTAAGAGATAGTTACGGAGAAGATTATGTCATAAAGGCCAAGCGTTACTCCGGGTAATTGACGGGTGAGATTGTattcgggtctcccaatcaaacacatttatattctcaacaaacaactagttagtggttaagtcgaggtcgatccatgggacggtgtgctttgggttctaagtctatctatctcaatttgtgctagtgtcacaattgatttgggtttgtagttgtgttctaaactaatgcaagcaacaaagtaaaacaagcaataaaggtgtagacaaataataaaggatactaggatgtcatgggctcataagggattcatgggagttgatcatacaaacatgttctcaattatatgcaagcgccttttgttgtgatgggatcgagtaagtgtatatcttacaatccctaggaaggtttgggtcccggagccgaatcgattagattgtacaacacctaccaatcgacttagtccttcctattcaactatatgcaag
Protein-coding sequences here:
- the LOC141620273 gene encoding uncharacterized protein LOC141620273, whose protein sequence is MEEAAPESYTDSPFIDEIAKVDLPKKFVIPSMRTYDGTSDPQNHVAFYKQKMLAASIPSEFRQWYINLPNGSIKSFVDLINTFNQQFASSRELEKRSSDMYRITQIPDETLRVFLARFNKEKVSLSFHRQHGTVVEAFKQGLLPNSYLYGELAKYPCHSFEDVQAKTLAYIRLEEEKSYKVGGPCNAKDYDKSNRKSTSRSNNYRSGPYTSPDQSEVNLVQEQQGMIQRMDNMGPVVGWPRKSDDLNQRKDHTKWCEFRMDIGHTTED